The genomic region TTGACGGGAATGACTGTTATCAGCATTTGTTCACATTAGAGCTTCAAGAATGAGAAATGTGAAGTAATAAATTCTTAAATGAATTACAGACCAAAGAAGATTACCTCTCGAATCAGCCTCCCCTCAGTTCAACAGAGCATTTCAGCAATTTTCAGCTTAATGTTCTGCtttaagggcctgtttccactaagGTAAAcacttaaatcacttcttattGTGATAAAGATGTCACGTATATGTTACAGACCAAGATAAACTACTTCTAGAATCTGCCTCTCCTCAGTTCAACAGAGCATTTCAGCAACTTTCTGCTTATTGCTCTGGTGTAGGGGATTCTTAAGGGCCTGTCTCCACTGACAGCGtttttgcactggcagtgcTTTTATCTGAACACACAAAAACTCCCTTAATTCGATTTAGTCACTGAGCTCccagtgctttttaaaaattagtTCAACTTTTAGAACACCCACTACACTGTCAATATCAGTCTACATTACTGACCTGACCAATGACGACAAAgagggggcgggacttctgatatcaactttgtcaacaacaatgacaGAGCCCTGTACAGAGAAGTAACAAACCCCAGTCAAGACCTACTGTGTCCAGATTTAGGTCGGTCATGTGACTGACGGACCTTAGATCAGTGTCACATGTTTGAACTTATGTTCATTTATAAGACACGCCATCTAGCTCTGGTATTTTGGCGTTGTGTGTAAGCGTGTTGCTTTTCCTTTAAGTGGCCAAAAAGCGCATTtacaaaagttgaaaaaaatgcTATATAGCtaataatttgacatttcaAACATGGCTGGTAAGAATGTGTCTTATACTCAACAGGGCTCAGTCATGGCAGGAGCAGATCACTGCACCAACATAGACGAGCTGATGAGACACTACTACCTCCCTGTGTGCTATGGCGTCATCTTCATCGTGGGTCTCGTGGGTAACGTCACATCCATCGGCATTTACGTGACCAAGCTGCGTCCGTGGAAAAGCAGCAACATCATCATGGTCAACCTGGCTCTCACCGACCTCTTCTACGTCCTCAGCATGCCGTTCCTGATCTACTACTACAGCAACAAGGAGTCCTGGACCCTCGGCGACTTCATGTGCCGCTTTGTGCGCTTCGGGTTCCATTTCAACCTGTACGGGAGCATCCTGTTCCTCACGTGTTTCGCCATTTTCCGGTACGTGGTGGTGAGTAAGCCTTTGATGGCGGCGCAGGTGCAGCAGAAGTTATGGGGCATGATCGCGTGCTCTGTCGTGTGGATCATCGCTGTCGCTGAAATCGCACCGATGCTGACGATGATATCGTTGGATGTGCGCGAGAACAAGACGTACTGTTTGGACTTTGCTAGCACCATACCCTACGAGGTGCGTTGGTACGGCTGGTTGCTCACTGCGCTTGGGTTTCTACTTCCGCTAGTGGTGGTTTTTATGTGCTACATCGGTATCGTGAAACAGCTAGCAAAAGGGCCGCACACGAATAGTCCATGTCGGATGCGAGCTCGGCGCGTCACAGTGCTGATCCTTGTTGTGTTCGTGGTGTGCTTTCTGCCGTATCACATCTTGAGGGTGTTACGCATAGAAACTCGAACGCCGCACAATGCGCCTTGTACAGCAGTGGAGCGCATTATACATGCTGCGTATATCATCTCCAGACCGTTAGCTGGACTCAACACTTTCTTTAACCTGGCTTTGTACACTCTCTCTGGTGATAAATTTAGAAAAGCCTTCCTCAACACTTTTTGCCGGGAAAGCTGGCTGACCAAGGCCAGGTCACTGCTCCATCTGGCAATCATTAACAAGGCGGACAGTGACATGCCTGCTGTGTGACTGACTGCAGTGCAACACCTGACTGTCTTTGATGTCTTTTACATTCACACTATGGACACACTGTCAACACGCCCACTCAGGCAGTATGTCAGGAAAAGCTGTGAGGCAGCTGTGGATTCTTCCGTGACCCTCCCTGAGACAATAGGTAGTTTCGGTTTCTCTCAAGTTGGAGCCGCATACCACCCgctgaaatgtaaacataaatcactaAAGCTTAATGCTTTAAGTGTCTTTTGAGTGTAACCTTTGTACttaccttttctttctctggctGGAAATCACGTACGTATAATTTACCCATCTAACAGCATAATGGAGTCCTTTGTTGGAGCAGCAAAAATAGCCGTGGAAATAAGAGGTTTCAGTTCCTTCACATAAGTTTCAAAGACAAGTTTCCATTTACTTTGACCTGCTAACTTATTGTGGctgctttaaaatgtgtgattttatcaTCAAACTGAACACTATGTAAGCTTTCCCCTGCAGTGTCTTCATTAAACTCTGTACATGACCAacttatgaaataaaataaaatctgaatctCTCTTCAGGTTAAGCTAATACACTGGCTCGCTAACATGCTAACGGATGACGTACAATCcagtgaacttttttttttgggtgaggggcttttacacctttattgataaggggagaggacagtggatagtgtaggaaactgggagagagtgggggaatgacatccAGGAAAGGAGCCACAAGCTGGATTCGAACCTGGGTTGCCCACTTcatgggtgccatattggaattgctgACTCACCCTTACTTTCGCTGAGGCTAGAAACAAGCTAGCTTCAGGTGGACACTCTAGAAACTGCAGTTGTTTGCACTCGCGCATtagctttatttttcaacacaagaggttgcagcttgtttatgagcccccccaaaaaaggatTAAACAAAATGCCATCTATGAAAACCCTCTTCAGTATAAGCTAATTTGAAATGCTGGCTAGCTTACATGCTAACGTAATATAGAAAATACTGTGATTCGTTTGAGTGAACACTATCATTTAGCCTGTGTCAAGAACCAGACTGTGCTACCATGACCAGGTAGTTTTTCTTGttgctagctaacattagcttagcTTTTAAACAATTGTTTCACTATTTTGAAAGTGCAATTTTATTATGCTAGATGATGATACTTCAGGATACCTTAATAGTGTAGTTTTTTCAATGTTAAAGGTGCCAATTTAACACTTTCCATTCACTTTATTCATAACTCTCTGGAAGTGGTCGGAGCGCCTTTAAAGGAAGACAATAAGAGACGGCCTCAATCATGTTGGTTGCAGCGTTTGTCTCCCCACCGGTGTGATAAAACGATTTTACAGCCCAACAACACCTCCTGCGGCTACTGATCTGTGAAAGACTCTCAGGTTGTATCCAAGCACTCAGTGAGTTCCCTGCGCTGATGCCTTCACCTCACCCATGAGCTAACAAGGCAGCCTGCAAATTCTTCAATTTAAAAGCCTGCACGCTGCTTTCTATGCTACAGAGGGCTGTCAAACAAAGGAAACTCACAGGGTTCAGATCTGAGTGCTTTCTAAGAGAAGCGTTTACGACATAACAGAACATGAATGTACAAGAAACGTCTTGAATCTGTGAGAACAAAGACGGATCAAACGCTCGTTTATCTTCATCTAACCCCCAAGAACAAATCCTCCCTGTCAACATCCTCTGTAGATAAAGGAGGCTCTTGCATTATTTGTCTGCAAACTCCTTCATCCTGGATACGATATGTCTCCGTGCTGCCGCGCTGCACGGCTGAGATCACaactcaaacactttttaaagctgtgtcaAATCACAAAGGCAAAGATCTTGTGAAATAAAATGGAattaaagtcatgttttaaGGTGTCTTGTCAGTTTTTTCGGCACGCATGTGTTCACCGTTTCATTATCATAGGCTTATATAAGTCTAATCTTCCTCTGTTACATGCTGTGCAAGTAGAATAGAGACAGCAGCTGGGGATGGAGAGGCTATTTTGGTCCATGGACATAGCCATTTCCTGACTgatctcctcctcatcctcattttCCTCCTCATGAACAAAACGTCTGCGCGGTggtcggggggggggggaagtgCTTATTACAGCCACAGGATATTAATATAAAGCAATCACTCCTTCGCCGAACATCTCAAAGGCCTGCTGTCTGCAGGAAGGTGTTGAAGtagattgtttttctttctggagTGCAAATGGAACGTCAGGCGAGTGGAGGACTGTATGTTTGTCAGATTATAGAGAAgggtggagggaaaaaaaaaaaaagcgagcCTCTGGGTTCCTTCTATTTTCTGCAGCGCCAGCGCCACGGTCAATTGAGCTTTAAATGATCAATTTGGAAGTGAAGAGGCTGTGATCAATGCGCTAATGGTGGAAATACcaatgttctctctctctttgtgatgtAAGAGCGGCTCTGACGGGCCCGCAGCGCGCTCATCGGTGCGTCAGAGCGTCTGCACGTGCGTGGATGTATGGAAGAAGTTGGCACACGGCGTTGgagatttcatatttttatggTGAGAacatgctgtgagaaaaaaaaggagcaagGCAGATCACGTTCATGTACACATGCGTACCAGggacacatttacatcactgGGTGCTGCATCTTTTTATTGAACACATTCTCCTGTAAGAACTCCTGCCGCCATTGTTCCTGTTTGCTGCAGAGTCGTCAGTCGAAGAGGGGATAAGAAACACCGCAGACTATTGCCAAGTTTGTGCTTTGATATCCTTATGAAGCCAAACACCACAGAGTAACTACGAGATATCACTGATCAACACGGCGCTAGATCACAAACATGACACACAGGATCCTTCGAGTCGTccgccatttttaaaatagACTAAAACTTCCTGGCCGTATTCGTCAGCTCTATTGATTATCAGCAGGGTTTAAGAAACGTCTCCGCCGCTCTGAGAACATTCAAAGCACTTgctaatgaataaataaacacgaTTCACGACTGCAGTGCCAAAAATAGcgataagaaaaaaacatacatacaaaatgtttttatgttgccATGACAAATACATCCATCATAAATATTAAGACACCGTTCGGCAGTCCGACAAAGCGCTATGAGGCTATGAGGGCAGGAGGTTTTTTGGCAGATTCACAGCAGAGACAGCAGGAGACGGAGGGAGGAGAGTAAAGCACGATGAATCAACCAGCCATCAGTCAGTCAAGTGTGTTTTTGAGTCCCCGCGCGCGCTCCTCACCACCGCACCACCTGGCTGCTGTAGTCCTCTGTCGTGGTTATCTCCTCCTgcaccttcacctcctcctccgcctcctccccacctcctcctaGTCTCCACAGCGCCGCCAGATAGGTCCTGTGCATGCGCTGCCTGTGCTGCCTCTCCTGCCTCTCCTGCCACCGCCTCAGACGCTCCTCCTGGTGCTGCTTCTGGCGGTTGTACTGGTAGCGCCGCAGGAAGAGCTCCTTGGCGTACTCGTACAGCTCCACGTCGAGCGCGTTGAGCCCCTCGATGCGCCAGCGCACCTTCTCGCTGATTCCCACGCTGGCCGCCCGAGTGCTGTTAATCTGCGTGAAGGCCCGGATGAAGTGCAGGCCGAACGTCCGCTCGAACAGATACTGCGTCTTTCTCTGGAACTCCGTCAAGCCGAAGAACGCCATGTTGCGCAAGTTGGCTTTGGCGCTAGCTAGCAGGATGCGGCCGCGCTCCAGCTCGCTGACGGTGGTCATGTTGTAGCAGCCGACCAGGCTGAGGTCGGCGAGCATGCGCACCTGCCGGTTGTTGGCGAGGTTGGAAGGGCAACTCATGAAGTCGGCGAGGGAGACGCCGGTCCAGTCTTCGCCGATGTAGCAGGCGGGGAGCTCGTCCTGAGTGGGCGGGCGGCCGTCACACATGTGGAGGGCGGTTTTCCAGGTGGCGCCACGCTGCACGTGCTTCCATTCGCTGAGGTAGCGTGACACTGGGTCGCGTAGCATGGTGATATAGTAGAAGTTCCTGCAGGGACAGATAAAAAGAGACATAAGAATGAAGTCCAGAATACACAAATACTTTAAAGCTACAGTTAGGAAATTTAACTGGTtacaaaacacactgaaatggacagtgatgcctctttatgacctacagaagcaaaaagaccatcagcaacacgAGTCACAAttcatatattgtatttttaaggGCCTGTTGCCACTGCAAGGGGGGCGGAGTCAggccagatgattgacagccaATAAAAAAGCctttcttgtactttttttcaACAGCAAAGATTTATACCAAGTGATACTGCTTTtcactttgtccagaggggggtgccaaaatcaacacaacaagaAAATTCCTTACTGAAGTTTTAATTCAAGGATGCAGCTGCTATTTTATCATTCTATTAATTTTATCATTCATGAATTGgaagttttttttccacaaaacaTTCATAATGATGTCTTCAAACAGTTTGACACCCCTTAAATATTTGTGTCCTGTCATAAGCTACAAAGAAAGCAGCAAATTCTtctcaaaaaatgaataaaaatttgtctttttgtgtcaATTACTTCACAGCTCATCATAGTATTAAACCATGTTCACATTCAGGGATAAACAGATGTTTGACTTTCATTTTGAAGTGTTTAATGAGAAGATCAAAACCACTTTTATGTCCATGCTCCAGTTATGAAGCCACAGCTTGGATTAGCTTACTGTACATGCAGGTAACAAGGGGAAACGTTTAACATAGGGAATATAATAACATGATAAAATCCTTGAATGTTTTAAACCTCATCTCTTTGTCTTTCCCTGTGTCAGAGGTGTACCCACTaggagagcagagggagagggggaaatGTTTGTGAATGGCATgtttggagaggagaggagccctgaggagatgtttttctttacttttttactcCACAACACAGAGGGAAAGGAGATGATTGTTTGTGCTTTGGAGGACCATGACAGCTGAGCCTTCTGTGCTGGACTTCAGAACTTAAAGACCAGGACAGGTGAGTCAGATTCTCCTGGAGAATCACCTGTTTTCTTCTGCAGTGCTTTGCTGTTTGATCAACATTCAGTTTGGATCCTTCAGTTTTTTGGACATTTCTGTTGGGACATGTGTGAACCTTTGCTGAGGAGCTGCAGCTGGTTGTTTTGTGGACTGTTAAGCTAAGCCAAGCTAGCCAGCTTTTAGGTGTAGcattaaagtaaacaaacacacatgggaGTAGAATTGATCTGCTAGTTACCTCATGTAGACACAGGCTTTGTCTGAAGCTGTTTCATACTAGTCATACTAAGAGTGGCTGAATATTAAGTATGTGGTATGCTCTTAATTCAATGTATGCAATTTTGTGTTTAAGAGGAATGCTTGGATGTTTACTGGATTGGCCAGCTTTAAGAATGAGATGAAACTCACTAATCATACAATTggacaaatataaaaatgtgtttcatacCTGGTTAAATATATTCAAATAATTACATAGCTGTCCAAGTTGTGAACAATGATGCTTGTATCTAAAATACAGGATAAATTAAGTCATATGATGTTGAGTATGATGCATTAGTATGTCTAAAGCATTTCAGCTTTTCTTCCAAAGACTTTAATTCTTTTGCATttttgcaattaaaaaaaaaaaactttttactgcatttttattcatttttagcTGATAAAGTTATGTGGCTTTTCATGTGTGCTGTCCTGCAGCAACAACCTGTTTGGCTAGCTTTTACTTGctgcttgatttgatttgttttggtgATATACTACATAACACCCTTGTCTTTTCACTGCTTCTTACCTTGTGAAAACTGTGCTGCACTTCTATTTTGCCATGCTTGGTCATGCTTTTTCATGCTTTGGATGTGAGAGGAACTGATAGAGAtaatgagacttttaaacataaactaaaagacatatttttttattcagtctggcttttatgtagggtttaacaattttactacttactttttactgttatattgattcaAATggtgctttattattttactaattttaactgtttatcttatttatttattttaatttatctactcagttttattgacatttttagccttaattttattttcaactcttatccttaccccttttaatttatttattttaactatttatattcttaatattaatttgatgctttaacttattttaattacacatattttattgttgttggtgtgcatctgtctctttttttggtCTCAatttttaaatccttttttattttatttttctaacatgtctcaccattattttatttctgcttctttctagtttttcagtcgctgtatagaactttgggttgcatttgacttgattgaaagatgctatataaacaaagctagattgatttttatttatttattttaagtttcattttttgggcctttttgcctttattttctataggacagctgaagagagacaggaaatgtggggagtagagagtgggggaagacatgcaggaaatggttgcggccgggaatcaaaccggcgacccctgcgatgaggactgtagcctctgtacgtggggcgcttagaccgctaggccaccagagcccctagattgattgattgattgattgattgattgattttcagCTGTTAAGTTAAGCTAACAATCGCAGAATTCCTCCTCCTTATTAAACCCCCTAAATGTTTTTCCACAATCCAATTATCTCAACATCTGAAAGTGCCGCCACAGTTCTTCAGCAGCACAATAAGCTTGCTAGCTAGCCTTACTCTGAGTCATTGTAGGTGTGAGGACAAGTTAACACCTCgttgttttatttcacactCTTCTCCGGCTCTGTTGTGACTCTGTCCCTCTGTATTTATAAttaaatcacttttatttcaatCTACTCTGAAGCTGTGTTACAACAGCAAACGGTCGAGTTGAGCTACGATAATGTGCGGCTGTGAAAACACCCGGTGCAACATTTCCAACACAGCGAGGAAGGATGAAACTAACGGCTACATCAAATTTCTCATTTCCTGCTGCagataaaacagaaatatgagCCGGAAGAAACGCTGCACCGCTGGAAGCATATAGAGAAGTGTGATTAaggtttaaatgaaaaacatcatCAAGTGTGTCTGAGGGTGTTAGAGAATAATGACAGAGATGGCAACACAAACTAAGCATGTATAGCGTTTAATATCCCACAGAtgtgaaattatttttgtttttatcacacTAATTTGCTCCTGCCTACCTCCTGATaatgagttttttttctcagctcCATCACCTTTCCTGTTCCTGGCTCTGCCTCGAACGACGCTTTGAGAAATTGCTGTAACCCAGCAGCACAGACGAGAACGCAGAAAAGAAAAGCTTTCAACCGACAAACACAGCTTTCAGCTCTTATCTATTGAGCTCAGTGATGACCGGCAGG from Notolabrus celidotus isolate fNotCel1 chromosome 24, fNotCel1.pri, whole genome shotgun sequence harbors:
- the LOC117808049 gene encoding heparan-sulfate 6-O-sulfotransferase 3-B-like encodes the protein MEEKFSRLIFIPIAAVLFFMIGYQYVCPSDSNTCYFRGEEKGLFQRYSSGFELVYTDQEADEDLPSKITSKFNFTERDLDRNVDFNIRGDDVMVFLHIQKTGGTTFGRHLVKNIQLEQPCDCMPGQRKCTCHRPGKAESWLFSRFSTGWSCGLHADWTELTSCVPVVMNKRDKKNAQRAKRNFYYITMLRDPVSRYLSEWKHVQRGATWKTALHMCDGRPPTQDELPACYIGEDWTGVSLADFMSCPSNLANNRQVRMLADLSLVGCYNMTTVSELERGRILLASAKANLRNMAFFGLTEFQRKTQYLFERTFGLHFIRAFTQINSTRAASVGISEKVRWRIEGLNALDVELYEYAKELFLRRYQYNRQKQHQEERLRRWQERQERQHRQRMHRTYLAALWRLGGGGEEAEEEVKVQEEITTTEDYSSQVVRW
- the LOC117808042 gene encoding 2-oxoglutarate receptor 1-like, with amino-acid sequence MRTLWLEGSVMAGADHCTNIDELMRHYYLPVCYGVIFIVGLVGNVTSIGIYVTKLRPWKSSNIIMVNLALTDLFYVLSMPFLIYYYSNKESWTLGDFMCRFVRFGFHFNLYGSILFLTCFAIFRYVVVSKPLMAAQVQQKLWGMIACSVVWIIAVAEIAPMLTMISLDVRENKTYCLDFASTIPYEVRWYGWLLTALGFLLPLVVVFMCYIGIVKQLAKGPHTNSPCRMRARRVTVLILVVFVVCFLPYHILRVLRIETRTPHNAPCTAVERIIHAAYIISRPLAGLNTFFNLALYTLSGDKFRKAFLNTFCRESWLTKARSLLHLAIINKADSDMPAV